Sequence from the Segatella copri genome:
AGCCAAAGACCTCGACTTCATGCAAGCTGCCCAATATCGCGATGAAATCATCCGATTGCAGAAGGAATTGGAAGAAAAGGGATAAATTCAAAAGAAATAACCATCAAAAAGAGGGTGTATCATAAATTAATGATTCACCCTCTTTTTGTTGGAATATTACTGATATGTTATCCAAGCTTATAACACACCCTCTTTTTATTTACCCAGCTGTTATTCATCTGTCTGTCAGTTATCTGCTATTCAAACGACAGCTTTTTCAGACGGGAACGTAACTGCTCAGCCTCGCTCTTTCTGATAGAGAGTTTGATACTGCAAGTATTATCGAAAGTCTGATCCAGGATACGCGGATTCATATCTTTGACTATCCTCATCACATCATTCATCATCGGATAAGTAAAATCATAGGTTACTATTTCCTCTATCTGTTGCGTAACCTCCTCACAATGAGCCAAAGCATCAATGGCAGCTTCACGATAAGCAACAATGAGTCCGCTGGTTCCCAATTTCACTCCTCCGAAATATCGGATGACGACAATTAAAATATCCGTCAATTCTGATTTCGTGATTTGGCCGAGGATTGGTTTTCCTGCCGTAGAAGAAGGTTCGCCATCATCATTGGCACGGAACTCTGTCCGTTCAGGACCTAGCATATATGCATAACAACAATGTCGGGCATCGTAATATTTCTTACGGTACCCGGCAACAATTTCCTTCACCTCGTCAACAGTTGTAACATGGTGAGCAAAGGCGAGAAACTTACTCCTTTTCTCGGTGTAATATCCCTCGCCTATCGTATCTGATATAGTCTTAAATTCGTCTATCATTAATCCAACTTGTGAATAATCAAACCGCTGCGCAACTTTGGTTCAAACCATGTTGCCTTAGGTGGCATAATCTTACCACTGTCAGCGATGTCCATAATCTGCTGCATAGTAACCGGATGCAAAGCAAGTGCCATCTTCATCTCACCGCTATCCACACGACGTTTCAACTCACCGAGACCGCGAAGACCGCCCACAAAATCGATGCGCTTATCAGAACGTAAATCCTTGATACCCAGAATTTCATCAAGAATCAGGCGAGATGAAATATCCACATCGAGCACGCCGATTGGATCAGCATCATCATAGGTTCCCGGCTTGGCAAACAAACCGTACCATTTACCGTCCAGATAGAGGAGGAAAGAATGGAGAGCAGCTGGTTTCAGAATATCCAAGCCAAACTGGCTGATAGCATCATCAATAGCCATCTTTTCATAGCAAGGTATGCCCTCTTCATCACCAGATACATTCACATTGATTGCATCAATATCTATCACTTCGAAGTTCTTTGTCAAAGCATCGAGGAACTGATCAGAAGTCAGGCCATTCAAATCCTTCACAACTCGGTTATAATCGAGAATGGTAAGCTGACTTGCCTGGAAACAAACTGCCATAAAGTAGTTATATTCCTCCTTACCTGTATGATTAGGATTCTGCTTAGCTTTTTCTGCACCTACCAGAGCTGCTGCAGCAGAACGGTGATGGCCGTCAGCAATATAAAGGCTAGGCATCTTGGCAAATTCCGCTGTAATTGTGGCAATATCCTGATCATCGCTTACAACCCAGAACTGATGACGGAAACCATCAATTGGAGCAATGAAATCATATTCCGGTGTTGTTGCTGCATAACGCATCAGAAGTCCGTTAAGCACCTCATTATCAGGATAAGCGAAGAATACTGGTTCGATATTGGCATTGCATACACGAACATGCTTCATACGGTCTTCTTCCTTATCGCGGCGTGTTAACTCATGTTTCTTGATGACACCCGTCATATAGTCGTTTACATACGCACCTACAACAAGACCATACTGAGTCTTACCATTCATAGTCTGTGCATAGATATAATACTGTTCCTTATCATCCTGTTTTAACCAGCCATTCTCCTGGAACTTTCTGAAGTTCTCTGCAGCGCTTTCATAAACGCGAGGATCGTACTCAGAAGTACCTGGTTCGAAATTGATTTCAGGTTTAATAATATGATAAAGGCTCTTCTCGTTATCGCCTGCCTCGGCACGTGCTTCCTCAGAATTGAGAACATCGTAAGGACGAGACTCAACTTGCTCAACGAGATTTTTAGGAGGTCTTACTCCCTTAAAAGGTTTTACTATTGCCATAATATTTCGTTTAAATTGACTAGTTTAATAAAAACATGAAAAGCCCATCAAGAGTGCTTCTGTGAAAAAGCACCCTTCATGAGCTATATGTATGGGGAGAATAATTACTTATTTACCTGGAATTTAGTGCATCCATCCTTAAAGAACGCATTAATCTGCTTAGCTGCAGCAATACCGGCATTGATATTAGCTTCTGCAGTCTGTGCACCCATCTTCTTAGGAGTTGAGAAGTAGCGACCCTCGAACTTGGCAAAGTCTGCATCAGCATCAGGCTTGATATCAGTGATGAACTTCAAGTCCTCTCGCTCAGCAAGAAGTTTCAGGAGCTCAGGCTCATTGATAACCTCCTTACGCGCTGTATTGATGAGGATGCCACCCTTAGGCAACTGGTTTACAGTCTTGTAGTCGATGCTCTTGATAGTCTCTGGAGTAGCAGGGATATGAAGAGAAACGATGTCACAAGTCTGGAACAACTCATCCTGTGACTTTACAGCATGCACACCGGCAGCCTCGATAACATCAGCTGGGCAGAATGCATCGTAAGCAGCTACTTCCATACCAAATCCCTTGGCGATGCGAGCCACATTTCGACCAACATTACCGAAAGCAAGAATACCCAGTTTCTTACCCTTCAACTCGCTGCCAGCCTTGCCGTTGTAGAAATTACGTACAGTAAAGACCAACAAGCCGAATACCAACTCAGCTACTGCGTTAGAGTTCTGACCAGGAGTATTCTCAGCCACTACATTATGAGCAGTAGCAGCAGCAAGGTCGATGTTATCATAACCTGCACCAGCACGAACGATAATCTTCAGGTTCTTTGCTGCATCGAGCACCTCGGCATCAGCCTTGTCAGAGCGGATAATCATCGCGTCCACATCCTTCACTGCATCGAGAAGCTGAGCCTTCTCTGTATATTTTTCGAGCAGTACCAATTCGTTGCCTGCTCCCTCTATTTCTTTCTTAATGCCTTCCACAGCAGCCGCTGCGAATGGCTTTTCTGTTGCAACTAATACTTTCATACAAATTCAAAAATTAATGTTGTGCTTCAAAATCCTGCATAGCCTTGACGAGTGCCTGAACACCCTCCATGGTCTGTGCATTGTAGCAGCTGGCACGGAAACCACCCACTGAGCGGTGACCCTTGATACCTACCATGCCACGTTCTGTAGCGAAGTCGAGGAATGGCTTCTCCAACTCCTTGTACTCATCGTTCATCACGAAGCAGATGTTCATCAATGAGCGTGAAGCCTCTTCCACAGTACCCTTGAAGAGTTTGTTTCGGTCGATTTCAGCATAAAGAACTTCTGCACGTTCGTGAGCTCGCTTGTCAGCAGCCTCAACACCACCATTAGCCTTCAACCAGCGGAGATTCTCCATCAAGGTATAGATAGGAACAACAGGAGGAGTATTGAACATACTGCCCTTCTCTACGTGAGTACGATAATCGAGCATAGTAGGAAGCTCGCGAGGAGCCTTGCCGAGCATATCATCCTTTACGATGATAACAGTAACACCTGCCATAGAAAGATTCTTCTGAGCACCTGCATAGATGGCAGTATACTTAGAAACATCTACAGGACGGCTCATGATATCTGAAGACATATCAGAAATCAATGGTACGTTTACATCTGGATCAACACGGAGTTCAGTACCATATATAGTATTGTTGCTTGTCAAATGCAAGTAATCACAATCGGCTGGTACAGTGTTAGGAACCTGTGGATAGAAAGTGAAATTGGCGTCGGACGATGATGCGATCTCCACGACCTCACCAAAATGCTTTGCCTCTTTCATTGCCTTCTTAGCCCAAGTGCCAGAATTAATGTAGGCAGCCTTCTTGATGAGGAAGTTTGCTGGAATCTGCATAAACTGCAATGACGCACCACCACCAAGGAAGATTACGGAATAACCCTCAGGAATGTCAAGAAGCTCCTTGAATAAGGAGACTGCCTCATCAACTACTGGCTGGAAATCCTTAGCACGGTGGCTGATTTCCATCAATGAAAGACCTGAACCATTAAAATCCAAAATCTGCTTTGCTGTGTTCTCAATCACTTCGCGTGGAAGCATTGATGGACCTGCGTTAAAATTGTACTTC
This genomic interval carries:
- a CDS encoding IMPACT family protein — encoded protein: MIDEFKTISDTIGEGYYTEKRSKFLAFAHHVTTVDEVKEIVAGYRKKYYDARHCCYAYMLGPERTEFRANDDGEPSSTAGKPILGQITKSELTDILIVVIRYFGGVKLGTSGLIVAYREAAIDALAHCEEVTQQIEEIVTYDFTYPMMNDVMRIVKDMNPRILDQTFDNTCSIKLSIRKSEAEQLRSRLKKLSFE
- a CDS encoding NAD(P)-dependent oxidoreductase, whose translation is MKVLVATEKPFAAAAVEGIKKEIEGAGNELVLLEKYTEKAQLLDAVKDVDAMIIRSDKADAEVLDAAKNLKIIVRAGAGYDNIDLAAATAHNVVAENTPGQNSNAVAELVFGLLVFTVRNFYNGKAGSELKGKKLGILAFGNVGRNVARIAKGFGMEVAAYDAFCPADVIEAAGVHAVKSQDELFQTCDIVSLHIPATPETIKSIDYKTVNQLPKGGILINTARKEVINEPELLKLLAEREDLKFITDIKPDADADFAKFEGRYFSTPKKMGAQTAEANINAGIAAAKQINAFFKDGCTKFQVNK
- a CDS encoding DUF1015 domain-containing protein, which encodes MAIVKPFKGVRPPKNLVEQVESRPYDVLNSEEARAEAGDNEKSLYHIIKPEINFEPGTSEYDPRVYESAAENFRKFQENGWLKQDDKEQYYIYAQTMNGKTQYGLVVGAYVNDYMTGVIKKHELTRRDKEEDRMKHVRVCNANIEPVFFAYPDNEVLNGLLMRYAATTPEYDFIAPIDGFRHQFWVVSDDQDIATITAEFAKMPSLYIADGHHRSAAAALVGAEKAKQNPNHTGKEEYNYFMAVCFQASQLTILDYNRVVKDLNGLTSDQFLDALTKNFEVIDIDAINVNVSGDEEGIPCYEKMAIDDAISQFGLDILKPAALHSFLLYLDGKWYGLFAKPGTYDDADPIGVLDVDISSRLILDEILGIKDLRSDKRIDFVGGLRGLGELKRRVDSGEMKMALALHPVTMQQIMDIADSGKIMPPKATWFEPKLRSGLIIHKLD
- the serC gene encoding 3-phosphoserine/phosphohydroxythreonine transaminase — its product is MKKYNFNAGPSMLPREVIENTAKQILDFNGSGLSLMEISHRAKDFQPVVDEAVSLFKELLDIPEGYSVIFLGGGASLQFMQIPANFLIKKAAYINSGTWAKKAMKEAKHFGEVVEIASSSDANFTFYPQVPNTVPADCDYLHLTSNNTIYGTELRVDPDVNVPLISDMSSDIMSRPVDVSKYTAIYAGAQKNLSMAGVTVIIVKDDMLGKAPRELPTMLDYRTHVEKGSMFNTPPVVPIYTLMENLRWLKANGGVEAADKRAHERAEVLYAEIDRNKLFKGTVEEASRSLMNICFVMNDEYKELEKPFLDFATERGMVGIKGHRSVGGFRASCYNAQTMEGVQALVKAMQDFEAQH